CTTTGGACGGGTGAAACAACACACAACCTTGTTCAAGCTTCCAGTGATAAAAGAGGAACGTGTGGGGCAAAACACGGAGAGAGAAACGTTTTAAACTGCAAAGATCATCATCAGCTGTCACAgtgtttatacattttaatgaaatatttattgcaCCAGTTAATCGTACATTAGGTAGTTTGTGTTGGCGGTTTTATTGAACTTTTATTTCAGGTGCTGACTGCTGCACCTTAAAGTATTTATTAGGTAACTTTATGCAAACACTGAAGCCACAAGCACCCATTCCAAAACACAGGCATGCTACTGTTCATAACCAGTGTGAAATGTACCATAGAGAGCTACAAGGTACACAGTGGAGGGTTTACATCAGACAGAGTGCAGATAGAATCTCTCTAACCAATGTAAATTTAGTAGTGCTGTAACTTACCTTTGTCTCTGACAGTCAGGAGAAAGGATGCAGTCCTTCATGATGATGGAGAGTAAGGCTGCACCGTTGACTGTGGCTCAGGTACATTCATAAatcactgacaaaaacattgACAGTGTTAAACTGGGGAAGACAGCATAAATCACTAAAAGACTAATTAACTCATTTTAGGTCTTGCTGCTGAGCAATTTCACTTCAAAGCAACAAGGTTTTGGTTTGAAATAAAGTTAAGGTTTCATGTTCTCTCTGCATCTACTTTGTTCATAGGGGCCATTGCAGTTTCCTAATCTTTAGTTCACCATATCATGTCAATTAATAGAGTCACAAGCTACAGCTAGGACTGTTGGATTAGATTTAATCAATTTTACTTTTACCCTATAAACTGGGTAAAGGCTTAGAACAGAAAGGCTATCATCTTATACTAAAGGTACTATCTTCATGTGTTGTTTCATGTATCGTGCTAACgaaacatttgaaattaaaaccaaaaaccccaaaacagCAGAATTATCAATTGATGTTCCAGTGCCTTCGAAGGGGACTATTCCTGTGCCATGTATGATGGTACAGAGCACCACCTGACTACAGCTGGTACAAAGTGTTCCAAGGCCAcaaggaggaggtggatggaacaaaaacacaggcaaaGAGGCAAATAGGCAGGCTGGCTGAGTGTGTAAGGAATGTGCCAGACTTAAATAACATCCTGAGTTAACAGAAGAGGAACCTAGGATTGTGGTCCAGGAGTCCAGGCTATTTTTAGCTCCCTACCTCACCTCATGTTTTTGTATCCCCAGCAGGTGTCCCCCATTCCAGACTTTTGGGTAAAATAAGCCATGGACAGACTAACAGAACTAAAACTCATCTCCACTTCTGCTCAGTTTAAATCTTTGCcagaataaataatacagtgtCAGCACTGGCATCAAGTCACACTTTCTCTAAGCAAAAATGACTTttactctttgtttttttcatgttggctgaaattatttttactgAGGTGTCGTACAGGCATATGGTGACTAAGAAGGATTCTTGTGTTAATGTCTACTGAATATAGACTGACTGATTATAACTGCAAGTTTATAATTTGCATGACAACAAAACCATGTGATTGCCACTTGGGAAACCTCATCATGTCCCCCCCAcaactgcttttcctttttgaatGACAAACACTGACTACTGCCACTTGCCTGCTGGTATAAAGGCTATGGTTATTTCCCAAAGTGCCACTTAGTGGTCCAGATGAAAGTGACGTGAGGCGACgtaacagtttatttaaaccACCATTAGTTCTTTGATGTCCACTTGGTGACTCACAGCCCACAGACAGATCAATTGGCAGACTTAAAGACTGATGGTTTGAAAGAGTAGAGAATTAAACAGAAGGACACCACTTGTCACCCACTGGTGGCAAGTTCCTGGTAGTTCAACTAAATCCCAGTAGATCTTCAAGCATTTGATGCTAGAACAGTGTTAATTTGACAGAGATTTTCAATTTAGAGAAGGTTTAAATGGGTTTGAATTGATCAAGTATGGTCAGCtaggtgcctttctgtgtggcATTTGCATAGGTCAAAGACATGTAGTTGgtttaattggtgactctaaattgtccattgttgtgtgtctgtatgtcagctgtgtgatagactggtgacctgtccagggtgcacCCTTCCCTTCACCCAATGGCAGCTGGGAAATGCTCCAGCACTCTTAAGACCCTTAAGAAGAGAAGTGGTTAGGATAATAGTTAGTTAAATGgatgatttttaaaaactgaccATACTTGGACTGGTAGAGGGTGTAGTAATGATAGGAATAAAAAACGAGTGCCTGACGAAGGTCCACcttaacattaaaaccactgggTAGTGTTAATGTTATTGCTGATTATTGTATGTGTTTAGCTTAAGTTAACATAGACAACAGATAGAGGTGCAGGATAAGTGTGGAACCAAGCTTTGGGATTGTGGGTTTGCAAAACTGAAAGATACATGGAAGTAGACAGAGAGGacctgcaaatgaaaaaaaaaacttttaatgcCTTGAGATGCAGACTGGGATCTGTAttgtcttttcattcattttttctttttgcaaaaaagtgaacaaaaagCTTTTGCCCTAGGGTATGGTCCTGATCCTAAATATGGGTATGGCAACATTTGTACTTTCCTTGGGCCAGAATCCACTCAACTAAATGTAACTGTGCTCAAATCTAAGGTACAGTGGTGACTGTGACACATCTAAATACTTCAATGTAGAAACAATGTTAGTTTTTTACaattcacagagaaaagtgaatTTTGTGCCAGGTGTATTATTATTTGAGCATCATAACGCCCTATGTCATTGATGTATATTTGACTGGTATTGTTTCAAAATGTATagtatgaaataaaagatgcaACATAGCTAACACACCCTGAAAGGAACAGATGCTTACATCAGCATCATCACCAGAAAAATTCCCAGCATGGGATAATCTCCATGAGGACACACCTTTGGAAGTCTTGCTTACaggatttcattattttatgcAAAAACAAGAGCAAAGCCTCAGGTCAGGATGTAGACTTTGAtggcacaaaatgaaaacagacctGAAGAGGACTGCAGCGTAGTTTGGGTTACCAGCCAACTGTCCCGTGTTacagacaataaaataataaatatcaggATATAATAAAGGATTAAACCAGGATCACAAAGAACTCTGCAAGAAACAGCTACAAGGGCTAATGTGCTATTGAGCTGACATGGAATAATTCTTGTCCAGTAAGATTTTTGGAGGTAGACTGTTCTGTAAATTCTCAGTCAGTCTgtggatttttcatttttcacaatGGTCACTGAATTAACGTGAAACAAAagtaatgataaataaaaatgcacttaaaatgaactaatgaaaatcagacattgcttttaaGTAGTGGTTCAAAGGgaggttgaaaaaaaaaacaaaaaactaaggAATTAAACTGTCCTGGACAGAGCCTACATAGACACCTCGGggccagatgcagcaaagcagccccagaacataaccgaACCTCCTCCATGTTCCGCCTCCATAgctacagtgttcttttctgtgtatgcttcatttttgcatctggAAATATGGAGCTGATGTGTTTGGCCAGAAAGTTTCAgctttgtctcatctgtccaaaggacattctctTAGAAGCTTTATGCATTGTCACTATGAATGTTTTCGTTTTCTATGATTAGCTTTCATCAGTGGAGCCCTCCTCGGTCATCTTGAAATAACATAGAGGGGTAATCTGATACTGATATACCTTGACTTTCAGATTCCGATTAATCTCTAAACTCTTTAGATTAGGCCATGTCCTAGGACCTTGGCTACAGTGCTGTGCAATGTATGGTACACACCATGTTACCAACAtcagtgaccacttttcactggTGTCAAGGGTTTTCTTCAACAGAAGGGTACAAACTATGTTCTCCATGTCAACATAAACATTAGTTGTTCTGAGTTAAAAGACTTCTCATCATGCATTTTTTGAGAGATAACGCTCTCCAAAtaatcttttttgttgtttaaagaaTACAGCCATAGAGGAAAGCTGCTGTTATAGCtttagtatatacagtatatacatgaAGTTAGTGTGCTTTATTTTCACACTAGTAACAATTATGTGAGCCATAATAAAGGCGGGTGTTGATTCAGTTCTTACTccaatacatttacagtttatcaGTCATGAGGGCACATTAAACATGACAGACATTCACACAGCAGATTATTCTGATATGAAGCTGACATCGATCTTTAAGTTCAAACAAACCTGGATTAATCAAACTTAGAAAGTAGTTGACTTTGTGTAAAGTTTTCAGCTCTTTGTCtcacattttaagttaaaacaaGATATATTTTACAGGCTGTATGTTCATATCTATGGGGAACGGTGCAGAAATGCTGTGATGTAAATTTGAAATGCTGGCTATACTATCTATTTATCAAGTGAACTCACCTTTACTTTCACCTTTACTGTAGCAGCCTTCAAGAGCTGGACAGCAGCATCAATGACCAACAAATATCCCTCCCTCTGAAAGATTTTTCATCATTACTGAATAACAACATTTCCACTTGTTTCCTACAGGATCTTGCTCACAGCCAAGGTTCTGCTGCTAACGTAAGAATGCTCACTCTTACTCTTCTTTTATGCACATACAGTCTTACAGTTATCCTCAATATTTGTTCTGTGTTAGTGGCACAGGAGGGAAACTATTTGTTGGAtggcaaagagagagagtaaaGCATGTTAATGGTCAGGGAAAGATGTAGGAGCCACCTTACAGGCGACAGGATGAAATATCATACATTAATAATAGTGGAAAAGTGCACTGCAGTGTTCAATGACCTGCACAAGAGGATTATAAAGCTCTCACATACTATTCTTCTGTATTAGAAGAGTTGTCAGCAAGTTCCATTTCCTTCAGGTGATAATCaccatcaaatatttaattcagttcatttattgAGCGCAGTGGagagtgccttgagatgacttctgatGTGATTTATTATGGGATTTCGAGCAACAGGTGTCAAGGAAACCGACAGTAAATGATCTGCCTCAATTTTCTGATATTTCAGCAGGAATATTAACCAGTGTAATCACTTTGTTTGGCCTAATCACAGTTCAACCCAACACTCCACCCTCCCGGGTCATGGGCTAATCTAGCTCTAATAACACTAGTCAGCGCATTGACAGGTGAGGTAATGGCTCAGAAAATACGAGTCAGCTGAGATAAAAGAGTGAGGTAAGGTCGTGACCTGGACTCTGTCTCGGTGCTCAACAGGAGGCTCAGGAAGTGGACGATAAGCCAGTTGGCCCTCACACATAGTCTGGAACAGTAGAGAGGGAGTTGATAGAGCCTGGGaatctgtatgtatgtatgtaagtgtATGTTGATTTCTGTCTGTGATGTGGTCACAGTGTCAGTTTAgccattttaataaacattcaCCTAATATGACTAAACTCAGTAACTATATACAAATATCATAGGACGGGACAGGAACACTTTGACTGAAGGCATATTAGGACTAGTGTTGAGAAGAGAAGGTTGTTCTCGCTCTACAGAGGTGTTACTGTTTTAGCAAGACAACTGTCATCATGTTGTTATGACTAAAAACCAGGACTCTGGTTCATTTGTGatacatcattttaaatgtacatgttcATAAGGAAGAGTTTACTTCAGCAACAGCACACAACAAATTGCACTTTTCATTTCTTGTCTGGAACAGCAAAGCTGTGCAGTGTTCAGGAGTGGTGAACTACCTGTAATCAGCTGCACGGTGCAGTAGTTTGTTAGGAGTTCAACCACATTCATATTTATACAGTGACAAAGTACTGGAAATATCCAGGTTCTAGACAAGCATATGGTCCCATCCTGACAACCTTCAGAGAAGGCCTTTCATATTTCATCAGGATAATGCTAAAGCACATACATCAAGTCTTAAAATGCTTTAGCTTACCCAACACTACAACAGCTCACGCATTATATTTCCTAcatttctggaaaaaaacaacatggttTTCACCTGGAGACAAGTTCCTGTAAAAGTGGACGTGGttagaaacaacaacagtgtgagTTGAGTCTTTGAGGGGAGTTTTGCTCAGGCTGGACTGAGTCATCCAGCTGCAGCCAAAAGCACCAAGCTGATCTCTCATTCCAGTCAAACACCTTCACTCACTTAACCTGTTGTACAATAACACAGGATGTAATTAACTCTACATATCCTGCTGTGACTAACAAGTGCTGGAGTCAGGTGGCTTGTTTTTACTTCCAGTGCTTTAGAAAACCAAAGGGACGGCGGTCAATGAACTGCTAAGCACCAAGGAAAGTTATATAACAAAGTACTGCATTATTCCTCAATTGAAGGAGAACCTTTTGTTCTACAGTCTGGGAGCTGGGAAGGGTTTACCCTTCCACTGCAGAGAGGGGTGAAGCAGTGAACACTCTAAAAGACAGAGAACTTAAGTTCTTAAATAGTTTGTTAGAACTGTTTATAACTTTGCTGACTCTATATGTTCCAACTGTGCTGTTATACAGGTCCGGTTAGGATTCTTCTGGTGGTCCCACTGAGTTACAAGTGTGTGTTCTGCAGTGATGGTGGGACTGCCATCATGCTTTCCTTGTATACCTAACATAGACCCAGACCCAGATCTATCCTCCTCAAGCATTCACACCACTGCCCGTTGTAAATGCTATTGAGCTAATAAGACCTGCTGGCATCTGTATGACACTCCTGTGCTCACAAAAACAGCCCAACTGGTTGTTTGGTCAAGTCTTGTAATattatgttaataattaatatttaatttgatgaaGGCAGCTTTATTAGTATCAAAAGGCATATTTTAACACATAACTCCATGTTCACAGCCACAGAGGGGAGAAAATCAGCAACTGTGTACATAATGTCATTTAGTCTATTCAGGTGAAGGCGAAGTAAGACACGGGCTTGTACACTTACCAGACGCCAGCGTTCTCCAGGTGTTCTCAAGGATTTGTCAAGTGAACATCCATTCATTCTCTGTGTCATTTATGTTGGGCTTGGGCTAGTTTAGTATCATCTACATACATGTGTCAGGTTCATGGAGcaaacccacacagacaaaTGGAGAACTTGCAAACTCCACAAATACATAAAGGGTCAGAGTTCTATCACAAACAAGGTGAATAAGTGCTATCAATTATACATTGATGGCCAAGAATATGACCTGTGCAAAGCTATAAATTCCCTTATTACAGGAATATTACAAGTTGACCCAAGTTCAACCTAGGACTCTACTTTTGAAACTTCTTGCATCAAGATGCCCACTGTGCCAATGTTGAGCTGCAGTATTGCTGGTGTCAGCAGAACCCAACAGTCAAGAAACTTCCAATGACTCCACTACAAAAACACTTGTAATCATATTTACTGAACCAGAGTGAAGCAAAAAGCCCTGTGTGCTTCTACTTTACATTTTTGGAGTAGGACAGGCTGGTATTCACTCCCTGTTCTTATGTTTCAACGCACAAGTTTTCTACTTGTATGTGTCTGTGGGGACCAGTTTCAGGTTTACGCTGGGAGTCAGGACATTTTTGGAACGTGAAGCCATTTTGGCCTCACTTTGTGACACACCTTCAAAGCTGTTTGGATTAAGTCTTGTTTTCTCTTGGTTCAGGTTAAAATTAGGTTTAGGTTGGGGATAAGCATTTAGCCGTTAGAGTCTCtaagtgtcctcacaaagacaTCACACAGTCTTTTACCAACTTCTTCTAATTAAAAACAACCATATCTGTCTGTGGCAAGAGAGACTACAGGAAACAACCAGTGACAGTAACAGACTACACAAGGCAAACCTTGTCAGTGGTGTTGTGCCATTTTGATTTACATCATTCAGCAGGCACCATGCCATCTGGGTCTTGGCATGCTAGCTATTCAGTGCAGACTGGTTATGTAATGTTTGTGGCAAGAGAATAGAGACATCAGTGCATGAAATGTGTAGCAATGCAGCAGTACAAGCCTGTAGGTACAAAGGTGGATTAGAAGAACCCCACCAGACTAAAGACCAGTACTGCCATCTAACTTGCATCTCATCTCTAGACATATCTACTATCAACCTCATACATATCTGCTGAATCTGGAAACAAGTGGCAGCTAACGGTTCTTTCTGGAATTTAAGAACCCATTTCTATTAAATGATGTGGGATATGAAACAAATGGACCATGTGGAACACATTTCCTAAAGCGTTGGTGACACCTACTCTCCTTTCTCTTATATACTACAccatgtagtgtgtgtgtgtgtgtgtgtgtgtgtgtgtgtgtgtgtgtgtgtgtgtgtgtgtgtgtgtgtgtgtgagagagcttCCACTGGCCACTGctgatctgtgtttttctgaaattcAAACTGGTTGTCAACTGTTTGTGGAGTAACAGTTCTTCGCTTTTAATACTCATATATGAAATTGTCAGAGACACTGAGACTGTAATTTAGAATCCAAATGCACAGCAGCAGTTAGTTCCCTCATAGTTGACCTCCTGTCTTCTGGCATTTAGTCCACCCACCACCCTATGAACTAATGATATGACAGAGGGGGCTGTTTTTGTCAGAAGGACATTTGATTCGGAATATTTTCACCTCTTAGAGCTCAGTGGCATGGCTCTCAGTTCTCTGGCTACACCCACCAGCTGTATTTAAGCCAGTTTCTCCTCCCAGGCTTCATCAGTCTGCTGCAGGGAGAATAACAACAGTGAACTCCTGCTGGAGACCCAGTACTACTGAGGGGACTGAAGTCTGCAGAGAAACATGTCTGGGAAAATTTCAGCCACATTCTTTGTTCTCCTGCTTATTGTCTCATTGGTAAGTTTTCTTTTGACCCTTAATACTGTacgtttttgtgtgttttatgcgTGAGgtaatgcatgtttttgtctggATGTAACTCATTCCATAAGAGCGTAGTTCACTAAACAACAGAACCCTAAGATATGATGACACTCGTACTACAAGAACTTTCTGTGTTATGGTGTTTTCCTGAAACAAGCCTGCTCCCAAACGGTGGGTGAGAAACAGAAGATGGAAAACATTTGCAGGCCCATGTGATCACAGCGTGGTGGTGCCACCTTGTGGCATTCTATAAAAACGTATAATAATGTATGTATTTTCTATGTAAAGGGAATTTTCAGGGCTTAACTATGCACAATTTTGTCTAAACATGATCATATttactatatactgtagtaaattcttgtggacagctCCATTTAAGAGTTTAGGATTTAGCATGTTGTCTAAGAACactgacatgtggccaggaagaAGCAGGAGTCCGTCCCTATCAGTCTCttaagctgctaaatgctccaaTATCTTCATCAGCTGATGTCTAACTGTCAGACAtatgtctgctgtttgttgctgaGGGGAAGGTACAGTGTGTACACCAATGATGCTGTGAGCATAACATTTGTTCAGGTGGAGTACTGCAGCTGTGTCAGCTTtagctgactgactgactcatTTCATTTCTGCCTTGTATGACCAATCATATTCTCACGCTGACCACTGAGACAATGTTGAAATGatctagttttattttctatagtttatcatatttattttatttatttcagcatgTGCTactgaaacattaaattattttgataGATATTAAAGGTATACTTACCCTTATATTCTGGGGAAgtattgttaatatttaaacaatcCTTTCCCTACTGGACCTTTGAATAGGACAGGCTTACTATTGTCCGTTCCTGACATACCTGTGCAAACCCTGAGCTCAAGACAGACACAGTCCTCTTGTAAGAGATTTTGAAGAACTCAGTTTAATACCTTTGCTACTTGTAGACACAGGGACATGGCGAGAGAGGGGAGCAGGGGCAGCCACCAGTTGTGCCACGTCTGACACAGTGACAGGGTAGGAGTTGGTATATAATGTAGAACCTTCAGTACAAGGAGGGCTGACCATAAACAACTAGgattaattagaaataaatactacttagttttaatttaaggggaatttcttttttgttgcacTAAAGTTTATAAAGGGTTGGATTTTACCACCTCCTTTCTACTTATTTGTTGGATTCTGACAAATGAGAATTTCAAATAGTAGTAATTATTTCAGAATAGATAAAGAGTTATATATCTGGCATTTCTTAGACAAACTCTGTatcatatattaatatattaggAATATTCAGGTAATATACATTTCTAACATACatgcacttttcttttaaatgtgccACCCTGTGACTGTGTGTCCCCCTCTGGTCAACTCACTGAAGCATTTCTAGACCTGCAGAGACACTGCACAGTCATAAGACTTCACTTTACTAGTGAGAGCAGTCTGCTACATCGTGGTTTTACCAGctactgttttaaaatgacctGACACAAAAGGATGTGAACAAAGAGTATCTCAGTAGATGTGTCCTTATTATACTACTATATCTACTTTTACCATTTTTCCTCTGTACTTCAGTAAACCTTCCTCCTACTGTCTCCTGCTGCTACTTTATTCATGGGATCTCATGTGTAGCTTGTGTATTTGTTGCAGACAGTGGCACAGGACTGCTCCCAGTCCTGTGCCTGCCCTGCAGACCACCCACCCTGTCCAGTGGGGACCAGCCTGGTCCTGGATGGCTGTGGTTGCTGTAAGGTGTGTGCCAGGCAGCTGGGGGAgccctgctctctgctggaaCCCTGCGACCATCACAAAGAGCTTTACTGTGACTATGCTCTGCTGAGCGACACAGAGACTGGAATCTGCATGGGTAATAAATTGTCTTTGACACGCCCCCATAATACTGGTCACAGCTCACTTCACACTAGCAGGCCATGCTGCCCAGGAAGCTGATGACTGTGTCAGCCCATGTTTTAATTGGGGATTGTGATGTAAGATTAACATTAAAGCTGTTATGTCTCCCTCTAGTGCCAAactttatattacattatacatacatactgttATACTGGtatatttttatacttattTACCTTTGTAAATAAGTGACAGTGACatgctgcatgttttgtgtctgCCTGCAGCTCAGGATGGCCAGACATGCGACCTGGGGGGAGTGATTTATCGCAGTGGAGAGTCCTTCCAGCCCAACTGTAAGCACCACTGTGTCTGTATGAATGGAGAGATTGGCTGCGTGCCGCTGTGTGCCAGTGACATTCGGCTGCCCGCCCCTGACTGCCCATATCCACGCCAGATCCAGATACCCGGGAAATGCTGTGAGGAGTGGGTGTGTGATGAGAGGCCTGAGGACCACCTCTACCAGTCAGTGATTGCTGGTGAGTGTCGTCTGTTGCTCCTGGTTTCTGACTAATGGCTAGTAGGTGATGGCAGCAAATGTTTGCATTCAATACAAGACCTGCAATCAGTAATTGAAGAAAAGCTTAAAAAATGTATGGTAAACAGTCTTTAGCCACACCGATGCCTCTGTGGAGCCACAAGGctaaaagtgagagaaaaaacatctgACAGGGTAAAGTTTTTGTAACCTCATGATAATTCTAACGTGTATGAAATTTTATGGGATTAAATCAAACTTATGTGGTAAGTTATTCAAtagttatatatattatatagatatttCAGTGTGGATCACCAAACCTTCAGCCTTCCTTCTAACCCTCTTTATCtaccctctcttctctcctttcagGAGCCTCTCAGATTCATCCATTGCCCTCTTCAAATCCTGTCCCAGTCTTTAGACAAGTGTCTCCTCAGAGACCGCCAACAGAGAGTCCTAGAGATAACTGTATAGTCCAGACTACAGAGTGGAGTGAGTGCTCAGCCACCTGCGGCATGGCTATCTCCTCCCGTGTAACAAACGACAACCAGCGCTGCCAGTTGGAGAGGCAGACTAGGATCTGCATGGTTCGGCCCTGTAACAGCCAGCAGGAGAAAGAAATCAAGGTTTGTGTGATGTTGTAGTAGTTTTCTTACCCGACAGCCCTGATCAGCAGGAACACCTCATTTGTTTGAGTCTTTCAAAGCTCTTACAGCACAACTTTAGCACAACAACAATCATCACTTGACCTCCTTCTTCGCTCCTATCCTGGTAACTCCAATGCTTtagctgcagcttgttgttgtcgTGCAGCTCTGTTGAAGCTGACGTGTGAGGAAGAACATAATGTctaaaatgtttcctctttgtcaATCCCACAAATGTTAGGACTCAACAGtcatactgtagctgtgtttagtttgtgcagTGGCAGgattgtatagcgccaaatcacaactgaagtcatctcaaggcacattacagtgtttaaggtttaagaccttacaaagtataatagTATAAAGAACTATGTAGAAACCCCAACAATCCCAAATCAATTTAACAGTAAATGAATATCTAACAGTGCTGGTGACTAATCAACTCATTATTGCCTTTGCCCTCCAGAAGGGGAAGAAATGTGTCCGGACTCCAAAGGCCCAGCGAGGAATGCGCTTTGAGCTGTCAGGCTGTTCCAGCACCAGGTTGTACAAACCAAAGTTCTGTGGTGTCTGCACAGACAGTCGCTGCTGCACACCTCACACAACAATCACAGCCGAGGTCGAGTTCCGCTGTCCAGAGGGAGACGTCTTCACAAAGAAGATGATGTTCATCAAGACATGCTCTTGCCATCATGCCTGTCCTCAAGATAATGACATTTTCCTGGCATCTA
Above is a genomic segment from Anabas testudineus chromosome 11, fAnaTes1.2, whole genome shotgun sequence containing:
- the ccn2b gene encoding CCN family member 2b — encoded protein: MSGKISATFFVLLLIVSLTVAQDCSQSCACPADHPPCPVGTSLVLDGCGCCKVCARQLGEPCSLLEPCDHHKELYCDYALLSDTETGICMAQDGQTCDLGGVIYRSGESFQPNCKHHCVCMNGEIGCVPLCASDIRLPAPDCPYPRQIQIPGKCCEEWVCDERPEDHLYQSVIAGASQIHPLPSSNPVPVFRQVSPQRPPTESPRDNCIVQTTEWSECSATCGMAISSRVTNDNQRCQLERQTRICMVRPCNSQQEKEIKKGKKCVRTPKAQRGMRFELSGCSSTRLYKPKFCGVCTDSRCCTPHTTITAEVEFRCPEGDVFTKKMMFIKTCSCHHACPQDNDIFLASNIRRMIGDYDVDM